The sequence below is a genomic window from Halosolutus gelatinilyticus.
GGCCTCATCCGAACGGTGTACATGATCGTCGCGTCGGCGGGGTCGGTCGTCGTCGGCCTCCTGGCGGACCGCTTCGGCTGGCCCGTCTCCTTCGGCTTCCTCGTCGCCTTGCTCGTCTTCGTCGGGGTGCTCCTCGCGGCGAACCGGGCGACCGGATCGCGGTACTGACCCTCCGGCGCGATCGAAGCGGACGGATCGAACGGTCCGGAACCGAAAAAACGCTATTCGAGCACCGCGTCGGTTCCCGGCCGATCGAGCCCCGCCAGATCGATCTCGCCGGCCGGCATCGGAACGCCGTCGTAGGGATCGTCGGCCAGCAGGAGCGAGCCGTCGAGGTCGGCGTAGTCGAGCAGCGGCGCGAGGTGACAGGCCGCCGCGATCGAGGCGTTCGACTCGGTCATACAGCCCAGCATGACCTCGAGTCCGTGGGCGCGGGCCGCATGGATCATCCGTACCGCCTCCCGCAGGCCGCCGCACTTCATGAGTTTCAGGTTCGCGATGTCGCAGCGATCGGCGATCCGCGGAATGTCCGGGAGCGCGATGCAGGACTCGTCCGCGGCGATCGGCAGCGCCGATCGCTCGTAGACGTAGCGTAGCCCCTCCGGATCCTCGGCGGGGACGGGCTGTTCGACGAACTCGAGGTCGTACTCGGCCAGCGCCTCGATCCGCGCGACGGCCTCCCTGGGGCTCCAGGCCTCGTTGGCGTCGACGAACAGGCGGGCGTCCGGCGCGGCCGACCGGATCGTCTCCACGATCTCGATATCGCGATCGGTGCCGAGTTTGACCTTCAGCGTACCGAAGCCGCGCTCGACCGCCGTCTCGGTCTTCTCGCGCATCGTCGCCGTGTCGTCGAGGCCGATCGTGTACGACGTCTCGAGCGTTTCCTCCGGATCGAGCCCCCAGTAGCGGTACAGCGGGAGGTCGAGGCGCGTCGCGACGAGGTCGTGGAGCGCGATGCTGACCGCACAGCGGGCCGCCGGATTTCGGCGAACGGTCTCGCGCATGCGTCGTTCGATCCGCTCGAGCTGGTGTGGGTCGCCGACCTCCTCGACGACCGCGAGCAGGTCGGGCAGGACGGCCGTTACGGTGTCGACGGTCTCGCCGTAGTGAGCGGAGGGCGCGGCACCGCCGACGCCGACCGTCCCGTCGTCGTCCGCGATCCGAACCGTCACCACCTCGGCTTCGGTCTGCGTCCCGCGGGCGATCGTGAACGGGTACTCGAGCGGCAGCGATCGGCGCTCGAAGCCGGTGTCGAGGCTCATTCGAACAGCGCCTCGAGCACCGCGTCGGTGCCGAAGCGGACGACATCAGTCGCGGGCGTGCCGAGCGTCTCTGCGTAGTCGTCGAGCGCCCGACGGGCCGCCTCGTCGCCGTCGAGGTCGGCGGTGTTCAGCGCGCCGGCGACGACCGCCGCCTCGCTGACCGGCGCCGAGAGGTCCTCGTGGAGGTCGACGTAGGTCTCGATCGGCGGGAGCGGGAACGACTCATAGCCGTGGATGGCCTCCTGGCCGGCCCGGTGACACAGTACGAGTTTGTCCGGCATGGATCCGTGGAGGAGGCCGCAGGTGACCGCCGAGTACGCGGGGTGGACGATGCTGCCCTGCCCCTCGACGACGAGGAAGTCGTGCTCGTCGCCCTTCGCTACGATCATCTCCTCGACCGCGCCGGCCGTGAAGTCGGAGACGACCCGATCGATCGGGTTGCCCCAGCCTTCGATCATGATGCCCGTCTGGCCCGTCGGAATCGCGGCTGCGTCGTACCCCGCCTCGCGGGCATCGCGGACGAGCTGCATCGTCGTCGTCATCTTGCCGGCCGAGCAGTCGGTGCCCACCGTGAGGATCACCTCGGCGTCGACTTCCCCGGCAATCCCCTCGCCGACCGTCAGGTCGTCGCGGGGCTTTCGGACGTCCCACAGCTCGCAGCCGTACTCGTCAGCGAGGCTCGCGAACTCCTCGTCCTCCGAGAGGAAGTAGTGAAGGCCGGAGATAACGTCGCAGCCGCGCTCCAGCGCCGTTCGGACGTCACCGCGCCAGCTGTCGTCGAACTCGCCACCGATCGGCGAGATGCCGATCAGCAGGGCGTCGACGTCGTCGCCCTCGAGATCGGCCATCCCCTCGACGATCGGGGCGTCCTGGACGTCGGGGACGAACTCCGAGACGCGGCGTCCGGGGTTGTCGCGATCGAGCACGGCGACGGCCTCGTAGTCGGCGTAGCGGAGCACCCCGAGGGCCGTCTTGGCCCGATCCGGGAACTTCTCGTGGGCGAGAATTGCAACACGCATACCGGCGGATTGGAGAAGGGGGAACTTAACCCTAGATATCGCGCCCGGCGCGGTTCTCGCAACCGCGTGACGCGACGCGTCCGGACGGCGATCGGCCGGCGGAATCGGTTGCAACTGGCGAGGAGGCCCGCGGTCGCGACGATCGCCGGTTCCGCGACCGACGGGCGCGAACCACGGTCGGCGCACCGCGTCGCCCTCAGATCACGCGCAACTCCGTCGTCCAGAACGATCGGCGGGCGTCCTCGAGCGCCGACTCGGGATCGCCCGTCGCGTCGACCGCGTCGATCGCGACCGGGTTGAGGTCGGCCTCCGCGACGAGCGCGTCGACGACCCCGCGCTGGCCGACGAGGAAGAGCCGATCGGCGGAGCGGTCCGCCAGCGCCTCCGCGCAGCGATCGAGGTGGGCGTCGATCTGCTCGTCGCGGATCCGCTCGAACCGAGCCTGCGAGAAGCCGCCTTTCGAGTGGTTCCCCTTGACGTCGCTCTCGAAGCCGCGGTAGTCGATCCGGTCGCCGTCCTCGTAGCTGCCGAGCGCGAACAGGTCGGTTCGGACGAGCGCGAGCGCGTACCGGCCGGTCGGCAGGAACCACTCGCGATCAACGGCGAAGCGATCGTCCCACGCCGGCTCGCGATCGGGGAGGATGGGCGGATCGAGCGTCGCCGACACGAGCCCGGCGTCGTCGGCGTAACAGAGGCAGGAGCCGGCGTCCTCGACGAGCGCGATCCGATCGCCGAGCACCTCGCCGAGGTCGTCACGGACGGCATCCGGAATCTCGTCCCCGATCGGGGCCGTCAACGCGCCTTCGGGTCCCGTTCGGACGGACGCCAGCCGATCGAGCACGTCCGCGAGTCGGTCGCCGCGAAGCGCCTCGCGGCGGCGAACGGTCGGCCCTGACTCCGCGTCGTCGACGCGATCGAGTTCGCCCTCGAGCTGGGCGATGCGATCCTCCAGTCGATTCACCCGCTCTTCGGCCTTCTGTCTCGCCGTGGCGGCCTCGGCCCGGCGCTCGGACTCGGCCTCGTACCGGCTTTGCAACCGTTCGTTCTCCGATTCGAGTTCGTCGATCCGCTCTTTGAGCGTTGTGCGGCCGAGCAACTCGTCGAGCATTCGGGCGAAAGCGCGAAGCGAGACTACTTCTAGGTTCCGGCGCCGGGGAAGTCGTCGCCGAGGTCGGGATTCGACGCCTGCCAACCGACGAACTCGAGCAGCTGCTCGGCCTGTTCTCGGCGAGCGAGCAGCACCTCTCGAAGCGACGGCGGATTTCGAATCTCCGTGCCGTCGAGAACGGGTTCGGGCAGCGCCAGCGTGTTGGCCGGGACGGCGTCGTCGCCGTGGACCGGAAAGTGCTGCGATTCGAGCTTCATCACCAGCGGGTTGTCGAGCCGTTCCAGCCCGTCGCCCGTAGCGTACACTTCCTCGTTGAGCCGTTCGTGTTGCTCGCGCTGCATGAGCGCCCGATCGGCGTCGACCGGGGTCACGTAAAGTCGTCCGAGATAGTAGCTCCGTGAGAAGACCTCGAACATGCCACTGTCTAGCAGGGGCCGGGAGAATATAATTATTTGCAGACACATTTAAATCGGCGCGCAATCAGCGTCGTCGCGGCCGCCGGATCGATCGAATTTCGATCCGATGCGGGCGGGTGCCGAGAATCGTGAACGGTTCAAAACGACGGCGGTTGCGCCCCCGTGAACGCTCCAAACGGTTTACAGGCCGGAACTGCGCCGATTGAACAGTTCGAACGAATGTCTGTCTTTTTAGTATGGACGAGTACAGTACACAAGTAATGAGTACGATGCGTGCGGGTGTCCTCCTCGTGATCGCCGTCGTCGGCCTCACGATCGCCCCGCTCGCGAGCGGCGCCGCCGTGAGTGCATTCGGCACCGAGGAGGATTCGGGGGAGGCGGAATCGAACGCGACTGTCGCGACGTTCATGTACGTGAGCGCAGCCGACGCCGAGAACACGATCGAATCGGAACTGTTCGCGGTAAAGTACGAAAACGCCGACAACGAGAGCCGACAGGCCCTCGTACAGGAGCGAACCGAGGACCTGGAGGCGGAACTCGCGACGCTCGAAGCGGAGCGCGAGGACCTCCGAGGGCAGAAAGACGACCTCTCCAACGGTCGGTATCGGTCGCGGATGACGAAGCTGACCGTCGGCATCGCCGCCCTCGAACGATCGATCGATCGGACGAAGCCGCGCGCCGAAGAGACCGGCGTCGGTCGCGCTCGCCTCGTTACGCTCGAGAAGAACGTCTCGGAGCTGTCCGGACCGGATATCGCGGCCGTGGCCAACGGTATCCCCGGATTCGACCGAACGCCGGGGCGGGGGCCGCCCGCCGATCGCGACCTCGGTCCGCCGTCAAATGAGGACGCGGACCAGTCGATCGACGTGGAACGCGGCTCGAACGCGAAGGGGGATAACGGACCCCCGGCCGTTCCCGGGAACGGAACCGGAAACGCCGGAACCGTCGGCGGCGAGGCCGGAAACGGAACCGGAAACGCGACCGGAAACGGGACCGGGAACGACGGTTCACCCGGCGGAGCGACCGATCCAGGGATCGACGGTGACGAGGGCGACTCGACGACCGAAACCGTATAGCGGCTCTCGCGTCCGGGATCGGACGCACCGCACCGATATCGGAAGCAGACACGCTTTTCAGCACCGACCACTTACGATCGCCTGATGGACTCCGCTGCGTTGCTCGATTTGCTCGGGAACGAGAATCGGAGGCGTATCCTCCGATTACTCGCCCGGAAACCCTGTTACGTTACGGAAATCTCCGACTACCTCGGCGTGAGTCCCAAGGCGGTCATCGAACACCTGCAGAAACTCGAGGAGGCGGGATTGATCGAAAGTCGGGTCGACGACCAGCGGCGCAAGTACTTTCACATCGCTCGTAACGTTCGACTCGAAGTGAACGTCTCCCCCTACGGCTACGCGAGCAAGAGCGCCTATCCGTCGAACAGCGGTTTCGACATCACCGCCTGTCGGCACATCTCGCTCGACGTCTCGCTCGACGAAACGGACGAACTCGACGGGTTGCTCGGCGTCCTCGACGACTTAGAGCAGCTAGAAAACGAACTCTCGCTCGCCCAGCGATGGGTCCAGGGACGGCTCTGCAACGTCCTCGATCGGATCTCCGAGACGGTCGGCACCGGCCCGGAGAGTCGGATCTACGCCGACCTGCTCGCGAGCGTCCGATCGGAGCCCAAATCCGTCGGCGAACTCAGCGAGGATCTCGGAGCGCCCCGCGAGGTCGTCACCGAGTTGCTCGAGGTGATGGCGGACAATGGCGTCGTTCGCCGGAC
It includes:
- a CDS encoding dipeptide epimerase, coding for MSLDTGFERRSLPLEYPFTIARGTQTEAEVVTVRIADDDGTVGVGGAAPSAHYGETVDTVTAVLPDLLAVVEEVGDPHQLERIERRMRETVRRNPAARCAVSIALHDLVATRLDLPLYRYWGLDPEETLETSYTIGLDDTATMREKTETAVERGFGTLKVKLGTDRDIEIVETIRSAAPDARLFVDANEAWSPREAVARIEALAEYDLEFVEQPVPAEDPEGLRYVYERSALPIAADESCIALPDIPRIADRCDIANLKLMKCGGLREAVRMIHAARAHGLEVMLGCMTESNASIAAACHLAPLLDYADLDGSLLLADDPYDGVPMPAGEIDLAGLDRPGTDAVLE
- a CDS encoding DUF1611 domain-containing protein; translated protein: MRVAILAHEKFPDRAKTALGVLRYADYEAVAVLDRDNPGRRVSEFVPDVQDAPIVEGMADLEGDDVDALLIGISPIGGEFDDSWRGDVRTALERGCDVISGLHYFLSEDEEFASLADEYGCELWDVRKPRDDLTVGEGIAGEVDAEVILTVGTDCSAGKMTTTMQLVRDAREAGYDAAAIPTGQTGIMIEGWGNPIDRVVSDFTAGAVEEMIVAKGDEHDFLVVEGQGSIVHPAYSAVTCGLLHGSMPDKLVLCHRAGQEAIHGYESFPLPPIETYVDLHEDLSAPVSEAAVVAGALNTADLDGDEAARRALDDYAETLGTPATDVVRFGTDAVLEALFE
- a CDS encoding Vms1/Ankzf1 family peptidyl-tRNA hydrolase is translated as MLDELLGRTTLKERIDELESENERLQSRYEAESERRAEAATARQKAEERVNRLEDRIAQLEGELDRVDDAESGPTVRRREALRGDRLADVLDRLASVRTGPEGALTAPIGDEIPDAVRDDLGEVLGDRIALVEDAGSCLCYADDAGLVSATLDPPILPDREPAWDDRFAVDREWFLPTGRYALALVRTDLFALGSYEDGDRIDYRGFESDVKGNHSKGGFSQARFERIRDEQIDAHLDRCAEALADRSADRLFLVGQRGVVDALVAEADLNPVAIDAVDATGDPESALEDARRSFWTTELRVI
- a CDS encoding DUF5802 family protein, which produces MFEVFSRSYYLGRLYVTPVDADRALMQREQHERLNEEVYATGDGLERLDNPLVMKLESQHFPVHGDDAVPANTLALPEPVLDGTEIRNPPSLREVLLARREQAEQLLEFVGWQASNPDLGDDFPGAGT
- a CDS encoding ArsR family transcriptional regulator encodes the protein MDSAALLDLLGNENRRRILRLLARKPCYVTEISDYLGVSPKAVIEHLQKLEEAGLIESRVDDQRRKYFHIARNVRLEVNVSPYGYASKSAYPSNSGFDITACRHISLDVSLDETDELDGLLGVLDDLEQLENELSLAQRWVQGRLCNVLDRISETVGTGPESRIYADLLASVRSEPKSVGELSEDLGAPREVVTELLEVMADNGVVRRTERGWELTMSQSRDREREQETGQQ